CTGGCGACCGAGAACGAAGTATGGCGAAGCAAATTGGCCCAGTACCGGTGCCTTCACACTTCTTTACACGCGGCACACACCGTCTTGACGCGCGGGAGTGATAGGGTAGCAGTATGGCGCACCGCACGGCCGCGCTGCTCATCGACGACGACGCACGCCTCGGCGCCCTGGTGGCGGAATATCTCGGCAAGCACGAGATCGACGTCACGACCGCAGGCGACGGGCCGCGCGGACTGGTCGCGCTCCGCAAGAGCCGCCCCGACCTCGTCCTGCTCGACCTGATGCTGCCCGGCATGGACGGCCTCGAGGTCTGCCTCAAGATCCGCGCGACAGCCGAGTGGGCCTCCCTGCCCGTCATCATGCTGACCGCCAGGGGTGAGGACGTGGACAAGGTGGTCGGCCTCGAGGTCGGCGCGGACGACTACCTCGCCAAGCCCTTCAACCCTCGTGAGCTCCTGGCGCGGATCCGCGCCGTGCTGCGGCGCACCCGCCCCGCCGGGACGCCGCCGCGGCTGCGGGTGGGACGGCTCGAGCTCGACTTTGCCGCGCGAGAAGTGACGGTGGGCGGCAAGCGGCGTGTCCTCACCCACCACGAGTTCGAGCTCCTCGCCACGCTCGCGCGGGCGGCCGGGCGCGTGCTCTCGCGCGACCAGATCCTCGAGACGCTCAAGGGCCAGGCCGAAGCCTTCGACCGCTCGATCGACGTCCACATCGCCAAGCTCCGCGCCAAGCTCGAGCCCGATCCCAAGGAGCCGCGCTACATCAAGACCGTGCGCGGCGTCGGCTACATGCTCGCCCGCGAGGCCGACTGACATGCGCCGCCTCTTCGCGCGAATCTACCTCCACTTCCTGGGCGTGCTGCTGGTAGTCGCGATCGCGGCGAGCCTGGTCTTCGCCTTCACCGCCCGCAGCGCCTTCGTCCAGGAGTCGGCCTGGCGGACGTCGCGCCACGCGGGCAGGATCGTGGGCGAGGTCTTCCGCGACCCAACGGAGCTCGCGCGCCGCGTGAAACTGCTCCACGACGAGCTCGAGATCGACCTGATGGTACGCGACCTCGAGGGGCGGGTCCTCGCCGCCGCCGGCGCCGAGCCGCCCGCCTTCACCGCCGAGGAGCTCGGCCAGGCCCGAGCCGGCCGGCGCATCGTCCACCCAACCCCAGCCTGGTCGACCGCCGGCCCGGTGCGCGAGCCGGGAACGGGCGTTGTCATCGGCACCG
The nucleotide sequence above comes from Candidatus Methylomirabilota bacterium. Encoded proteins:
- a CDS encoding response regulator transcription factor — translated: MAHRTAALLIDDDARLGALVAEYLGKHEIDVTTAGDGPRGLVALRKSRPDLVLLDLMLPGMDGLEVCLKIRATAEWASLPVIMLTARGEDVDKVVGLEVGADDYLAKPFNPRELLARIRAVLRRTRPAGTPPRLRVGRLELDFAAREVTVGGKRRVLTHHEFELLATLARAAGRVLSRDQILETLKGQAEAFDRSIDVHIAKLRAKLEPDPKEPRYIKTVRGVGYMLAREAD
- a CDS encoding HAMP domain-containing protein — translated: MRRLFARIYLHFLGVLLVVAIAASLVFAFTARSAFVQESAWRTSRHAGRIVGEVFRDPTELARRVKLLHDELEIDLMVRDLEGRVLAAAGAEPPAFTAEELGQARAGRRIVHPTPAWSTAGPVREPGTGVVIGTVVSAAHQRPLWAALTRPALILSLVLVLVAIASALLARRISRPVERLTEAVRRLGAGDLAARVPIGERSGADELTELTHAFNDMAERIERLIAGQKELLAN